From Desulfuromonas soudanensis, the proteins below share one genomic window:
- a CDS encoding V-type ATP synthase subunit B: protein MRLAEHSYRTVAAIRGPLLFLEEVFSPRLGEEVLIVYPDGRTLEGEVLRIEESTVLVEVFGEPRGLDRERSRVIFSDAVKQAPLSAACIGRIFDGSFRPRDGLPMYIPERWEPVTGAPINPAARARPEQFIETGFAVIDGLNTLVKGQKLPIFSCSGLPSREIAAGILRQARLVDGGDFVVVFVALGLTYHNYAYYLEVLNGMGGGFVAFANLADDPVVERLLAPRLALAVAEYLAFERGMDVLVVITDMVNYCDALREVSAAREELPGRRGYPGYLYSDLASIYERAGRIKGQEGSVTMLPVVTMPEDDITHPIPDLTGYITEGQIVLSRELHRRGIFPPVDVLPSLSRLMQQGIGAGRTREDHRAIANRLYRAYARGRDLRKLEAIVGREGLPPREKQMLSFAEAFEERFVHQKERRTIGESLDAGLSLLQEAEGGGEGG from the coding sequence CATCCGCGGCCCCCTCCTCTTTCTCGAGGAGGTCTTCTCCCCCCGCCTCGGCGAGGAGGTGCTCATCGTCTATCCCGACGGCCGCACCCTCGAAGGGGAGGTGCTGCGCATCGAGGAGTCGACAGTGCTGGTCGAGGTCTTCGGCGAGCCGCGGGGGCTCGACCGCGAGCGTTCGCGGGTCATCTTCAGCGACGCGGTGAAGCAGGCCCCCCTCTCGGCGGCCTGCATCGGCCGGATCTTCGACGGATCCTTTCGCCCCCGCGACGGGCTGCCGATGTACATCCCCGAGCGCTGGGAGCCGGTCACCGGGGCCCCGATCAACCCGGCGGCCCGGGCGCGCCCCGAGCAGTTCATCGAAACGGGATTTGCCGTCATCGACGGCCTCAATACCCTGGTCAAGGGGCAGAAACTGCCGATCTTCTCCTGTTCCGGTCTCCCTTCCCGGGAGATCGCCGCCGGGATCCTCCGTCAGGCCCGCCTGGTGGACGGAGGAGATTTCGTCGTCGTCTTCGTCGCCCTCGGGCTGACCTACCACAACTACGCCTACTACCTCGAAGTCCTCAACGGGATGGGGGGGGGCTTCGTCGCCTTTGCCAACCTCGCCGACGACCCGGTGGTGGAGCGTCTCCTCGCCCCGCGCCTGGCCCTGGCGGTGGCCGAATACCTGGCCTTCGAGCGGGGGATGGACGTGCTGGTGGTGATCACCGACATGGTCAACTACTGCGACGCCCTGCGGGAGGTCTCGGCAGCCCGGGAGGAACTCCCCGGCCGGCGCGGCTATCCGGGATACCTCTACTCGGACCTGGCGTCGATCTACGAGCGGGCCGGGCGCATCAAGGGGCAAGAGGGGTCGGTGACCATGCTCCCGGTGGTGACCATGCCCGAGGATGACATCACCCACCCGATCCCCGACCTCACCGGCTACATCACCGAGGGGCAGATCGTTCTGTCGCGGGAGCTGCACCGCCGCGGGATCTTTCCCCCCGTCGATGTGCTGCCGAGCCTCTCAAGGCTCATGCAGCAGGGGATCGGCGCCGGGCGCACCCGGGAGGACCACCGGGCGATCGCCAACCGCCTCTACCGGGCCTACGCCCGGGGACGGGACCTGCGCAAGCTCGAGGCGATCGTCGGCCGCGAAGGGCTCCCCCCCCGGGAGAAGCAGATGCTCTCCTTTGCCGAGGCCTTCGAGGAGCGCTTCGTCCACCAGAAGGAGCGGCGCACCATCGGCGAGAGCCTCGACGCCGGCCTCTCCCTCCTGCAGGAAGCCGAAGGGGGAGGGGAGGGGGGATGA